GGCGAGCCGCGGGCGCACGAACGTCCGGTACACCCAGCCCTGCCAGGTGCCCTGCGCACCGAGCACCGCGCCGACGGCGAAGCTCAGCGCGAGCACGATCAGCAGCACGAGGGCCGCGGTGCGCGTGGACTCGCCGACGCCGAGCAGCACGACGACGGCGAGCAGGACGGCGGTGATCCCCGCGGCGACGCGCGGCCCGCGGGGGTCGATCCCGGCGGGGGTGGTCGTTCCGGTCGAAGATGAGGTGGTCATCGTGGCTCCAGGTTCAGTGGCTCAGTGGCTCAGTGCGAGGGCCTGCTGGGCCTGCGCGGGTGACATGGCTCCGCTGGCGCGGGCGATCTCGACGCCGTCGGGATCGAGCACGAGAACGGTGGGGGTGGTCAGCACCTTGAGCCGCTTGACGAGGTCCAGGTGCTGATCGACGTCGAGCTCGTGGTGCACGACGCCGTCCTCGGTCGCGGCGACGCGGGTGAGCACGCGTGCCGTCGCCCGGCACGGGGAGCAGACCTCGGCCGAGAGCTGGAGGAAGGTGGCGCGCTCGCCGAGCGTGAGGCCGAGAGCAGCCCACGGGGTGCCGGGCTGCGGCGTGTCGGGCTGCAGGTTCGCTGTGGCATCACTCTCATTCGCCCCGCGTCCG
The Xylanimonas cellulosilytica DSM 15894 DNA segment above includes these coding regions:
- a CDS encoding DUF4395 domain-containing protein is translated as MTTSSSTGTTTPAGIDPRGPRVAAGITAVLLAVVVLLGVGESTRTAALVLLIVLALSFAVGAVLGAQGTWQGWVYRTFVRPRLAPPAELEDPRPPRFAQLVGLLVTGVGVVLGLAGVELAVPIAAAFAFVAAALNAVVGLCLGCELYLLGRRLRPSGGAAA
- a CDS encoding thioredoxin family protein, producing MPQLVALVALLAVTALVGGLWHARQGRIRVTAPGRGRGANESDATANLQPDTPQPGTPWAALGLTLGERATFLQLSAEVCSPCRATARVLTRVAATEDGVVHHELDVDQHLDLVKRLKVLTTPTVLVLDPDGVEIARASGAMSPAQAQQALALSH